AAAGACCCAATTCGATTGAAGAATTGGTGCGGGTGCTGGACCGTAACTGGAAGAGCAGCAAGTCATTCAGTCTTGTGATCGTAGCCGAAGCTGGCGAAAGCGGCCGCACTTTTCAAATCGCCAACGAGGTCAATCAGAAGTTGAATTACTACGACACCAAAGTGACCGTTCTGGGGCACATTCAGCGGGGCGGCAGTCCGACCTGTTCAGACCGCGTGCTGAGCAGCAGACTAGGCGTCGCGGCTGTCGAAGGACTTCTGGAAGGCAGGACAGACGTGATGGCTGGCCTGCTCAACAACAAAATAGCCTATACACCTTTGCAGGAATCCATTGCCAAAGGGCAAGAACTGGATGACGAATTGTTGCGTATCGCGCATATTCTTTCGATTTAAACTCCCACAAGAAGACGATGATTCTGATTGCTGACAGCGGTTCCACCAAATGCGATTGGCTCTTGCTCGACAAGGGACAACTTTTGTTTGAATGCCATACTATGGGTTTCAATCCCTATTTTCATGATTCAGAGCTGATTGCAGCAGAAATGTTGGCCCAGCCTGATCTCCATTCCTATCACAATACCGTCTTGGAAATCTATTTCTACGGTGCTGGCGCAAGCAGTTTGGAACTCAAAGCAATCGTGGAGCGTGGACTTCGGACGGTATTTCCAAATGCAGCAATTCATGTCGGTCACGATTTGAACGCAGCTGCTTTGGCAACGTATGATGGCGTGCCGCATATTGCCTGCATTCTCGGCACAGGCTCCAACTCCTGCTTTTTTGATGGTGAACAAATCTATGAGGAAGTGCCTGCGTTGGCCTATATTTTGGGTGACGAAGGGGGAGGAAGCTACTATGGCAAGCGGTTGTTGGCTGATTTTTTCTACAAACGCATGCCGGCAGATTTGGCCCCTGTATTCAAGGAAAAGTACAACATGAACATGCATACGATGGTGGAAAAGGTTTATGCCGAACCCCATGCGAATGTTTATTTGGCGTCCTTGTCCAAGTTTTGCTCCGAGCATCGCGATCATCCCTACATCGCGCAGATGGTGCGCCAAGGCATGCGTGCATTCTTGGAAATACATGTAGCCTGTTTTGCCAATCACAAACAGGTTCCCGTGGACTTCGTCGGCTCAATAGCATTCTATTTTGAGGATTATTTGCGCGAAGTGGCCGCAGAGATGGGCATCCAAATTGGCTCCGTCGTGAAAAAGCCGATCCTGGGTTTGGTGCGTTATCATCAGCAGTTCAGCCTTTCCAAGGTAAGCTGAGCATTCAGGCGCAAAACCAAATTTCCGATTCTCGCTTCAAACGCATTATTTCGGGCATGAACCCATCTATTGGAACAAGGCGCAGCAAGAACATTCACCTCGGAAACTTGGTGTCTTATGCCCAGATTTCGCAAGGACTCCACATTCTTGCAGAGAATGGCTGGATACGCATCGAGTTTTGGAATCCCGGCGTTGTGCGGGTACGGGCAGGCCGGATGGGTGAATCCCTCGACGATTTTTCCTATGCTTTGGATCCAAATGCAACCCGCATTCCGGTTTCGGTTGAATTGGAAGCCGCACCTGAGAGTATTGTTTTGAGCGGGGGAGACGTTCAAGTGCGGATCTTAACGCAGCCTGTAAGCATTCAATTTTTGGATGAAACCGGCCGAATTGTAAACAGTGACGACCCTGCCTTCGGGATTTCTTGGTTGGGGCAGGAGGTGAGCGTGTACAAAACCCTTCAACCCGGAGAACGCTTCCTTGGCTTGGGCGAAAAGACGGGACCGCTAGACAAGCGTGGCCGCGCCTACGTCAACAACAATACCGATCACTTTGGCTATGGCCCGGATTCTGATCCGTTGTATGCGTCGATTCCCTTTTTCATCGGCGTTCACGCGCAAGGCATCTACGGTTTCTTCCTCAACAATAGCTACAAGTCCACGTTCAATTTTGGTGCCTCGAGTGATCGGTTTGCCTGGTATGCCGTCGACGACGGCCAAATGGACTATTTCTACCTCCACGGCGGCTTGGAGGGCGGAGTCGAACACGTGTTGAAAAGCTACACAGCGTTGACCGGTGCGATGCCGTTGCCGCCAAAATGGGCATTGGGATTTCAACAATGTCGCTACAGCTACTATCCTGATGCTGAGCTCCTTCGCATCGCCCAAACCTTTCGGGAAAAGCATATTCCTTGCGATGTCCTTTATTTGGACATTCACTATATGGATGCTTTTAAGGTTTTTACCTGGCATCCAGAATATTTCCCGAATCCAAAGTCACTGGCCGATCAACTCAAAGCGCTGGGAATCAGGTTGGTGATTATCATGGATCCTGGCATCAAGGTGGAAGAGGGGTATGCAGCGTATGATTCCGGAATGGCTGAAGGGCATTTTGCCTTGCTGCCGGATGGTAAGCCTTACCGAGGACAGGTTTGGCCCGGATGGAGTCATTTCCCGGATTTTACCGCATCCAAAACGCGAGAATGGTGGGGTGCTCAGATGAAAATCTATTCGGAGGCTGGAATTGAAGGCTTTTGGAACGATATGAACGAGCCGGCAGCCTGGGGACAGCATCTTCCCGGCCTGATCGAATTTGACATGGAAGGCGAGGGCAGCAGTTTCAAGGAAGCCCGCAACGTGTACGGCATGCAAATGGCGCGCGCAACCATGGAAGGTGCATCCAAATTGCTAGGCGACAAGCGCCCTTTTAATCTCACAAGGGCTGGTTTTGCAGGTATACAGCGTTATGCGGCCGTTTGGACCGGCGACAATACAGCTTCAGAGGAACACATGCTGGCCGGCGTGCGACTTGTGAACAGCCTTGGGCTTTCGGGCGTCGCCTTTGCCGGCTATGACATCGGTGGGTTTGTCGGCGAATCGAGTCCGGCTTTGTATGCACGTTGGATGCAATTGGGAGCATTTTCGCCCTTCTTCCGGGCCCATAGCATGATCAATTCCCGCGATTCGGAGCCGTGGTCATTTGGCGAAGAGGTAGAAGACATTGCCCGAAATTTCATACGCCTCAGGTACAGGCTTATGCCCTATCTCTATGGAGCCTTTGAAGGTGCAACCTCGGGTTTACCGATTGCGCGAAGCCTTGCCTTGGAATGGCCACAGGACCCCAAAATCTATCAGCAGCCCTACGACAATGCCTATCTTTTCGGTTCGGAAATCTTGGTGATTCCCGTCGAATCCCACAAACAATTGGCAAAGGTCTACCTCCCGCAAGGGCAATGGTATGATTTCTATGACGATGTGGCCTACGATGGAGGACGCGAAGTGCTCCTCGAATTGAACATCGAGAAATTACCGCTATTTGTCCGTTCAGGGGCCGTGATTGCCATGCAGTCACCCGTTACACATACGGGCGAGGCGCACGATGGCACATTGCAACTGCATGTTTATTCCGGCACGCAATCCCGGAGTTTCGAGCTTTTCCAGGATGATGGACTGGCAAATACAGCTTCCCATCGATCTGAATTCGCGCGAAACCGTGGTTTTCATGATGGCGCCTCCCGCATCCTTCAAATCCAAGGCAAAGAAGGCACATATCCAGGCGAATTTCAGCGAATCAAGCTTTATTTGCATGGCTTGACCTACGAACCGACCGTGCTGTTTAACGGCACCGACATAAACGTGCAATTTGAAGAATTCAGACTAGTGGAACCCGTTTCGCGGTTTGATCCATTTATGCCTCCGGTAGGAAACTCACCCAAGGTGGAGCGCCTTCCGTGTTGCACGTTTAGCTGGGACATGGAAAATGCGATTGAAATTCGGTATTGAGTGTTGTAGCACGCCCATTTTCGGAATGAAATTTGCATTGGCTGCCATGTCAAAATTTCTGTATTTTGCCTATCGCTCAGTTTAGCCAATTTGCAATGATGATGTACCGAATGCGGTTTTTGCTTTTTCTTTTCATGTTGGGCAGTAGCCTTTCAGTTTCAGCCCAAAGTGGCGGTTATGCCGTCTATGAGGACATCCAAGGATTTTTTTACGTGTTTGACAACGGTATCGTCAAGCAATTGGAGGGCCTCAAAGTCAAAGAGTACAAAGTCGCCCGCAATTATGTCGCCTACGTCAACAACCAAAGCCAATTCAAATTGTATGACAAAGGCTACAACAAAACCCTCGCTGAGAATCTCCCGGAATTTTTCACAACTACCGACTATTTGCTCGTTTTTGGCGTAGGCGGGAACCTCTACGTCTACGAAGACAAACGGGCGCAGCAAGTGGCGAGCTTTGTCAAACAGTATGTTGCGGGTGACAGCATCGTTGCCTTCAACAATTTGAACGACAATTTCACCGCATATTACAAAGGCCGCAGCCGGACTTTGGAGGTTTTTGCGGTCACGGGACTTCAGGCCGGAAAAAACATATTGGCCTATCTGGACAACATGGAGCAATTCCAGGCCTATCTCTATGGTCAGAAGTATCAGTTGGACAACAATCCACCCAAAGAGTATAAATGTGGGCGCAATACGATTGCCTACGTTGATTTTTATGGACGCTTCAAGATTTTCTACAAAGGTGAAATCATCGAAGCTGATCCCTTTTCTCCCAAGAGCTATCAGGTAGGGGACAATATGGTGGCTTACATCAATCGCAACGGTCAATTTATGGTCTTTGACGATGGCATCATCACCGAAATCGAATCCCAGCCGCCGATGGAGTATGAGTTGAACGACGCCATTATCGCCTATTCGCTTCCGAGTCGCCAATTCAAAGCCTATTACAAAGGGGAAACTTTTGTGTTGGAAAGTTACATTCCAGAGAGCTATAAGATTGACAACGAATTGCTTGTGTGGCCTGACTACATGAACTACTTGAAGGCGCTTGACCACGGAGAAATCGTTAAAGCGACCAACCGAATCCAGCAAGGTTATGAGCTTTGGCTCGATGTCGTGGTTTCCGATGTAGGAAAAGGAGTTCCTCAAATTTTCCACAAAGGCAAGTTTTACTGATTCCCATAGCGGAAACCATGATCTTTGGCGGGAATTGCACTTATCCACATTGTGGATTTGGGAGCGCAGGCTAGGTTGCGTAATTTTCAGTGCAATTTTTGAGAAAGGTAAATGCGAACACTATACATCCGGGTAAAGCTGCAACAACTCCGTTGCCACGACAAGCCCGACGGTTGGTCCAACGGCGAACCCTACCTCTGGAACATCTTCTTCAAGATCGATGGATCTTGTATCGTCCTCAATGACAAATTCCGTTTAGAGGGTAGGCCGGTCTATCACTTCAGCAAAGGCAGCCAAGGCAATCTATCGGCCAAAAATCTGGAAAGTGGCGGGATGGTGGCCATTCCTGAGGAAGTCGGTGAATGGAAGACGATGTTGGTCCCCATCACGATTCCTTACTTTGAGGCGAAGGTGTCAGGTGTCGCAGGTTTGGTTTCCGTTTTGATTGAGCAGAACTTGGTTTCAAGCTCAGGCGCCGAAGCCGGGCATGAGGCCTTCAACAAATACGTCGTAGAAGCGCTCGATTCCGTGATCAAAGGGTTTGATCCCAAGATGATCGACTTGGCCAATGTCGATGCATCCATCAAGAACTATTTTGACGAGGAGGTGCGCAAGTACACGGAAAACATCAGCAGCCTGGTCGGTCAGGCAGTGGCAAGCTCACAGACGATTCTGCAAAACTTTCTCGCCTTGGTGAAAAAGGACGTTGTGATTGGATACAAAATCTGGGACTTCTCGACAGAAGCCATTGAATTAGGTGGCGGCGAGCTTGCCTTTTCGCATCGCTGGGAAACCAAAAAATATGGCGACTGGGAGCTGAAGGGCCGCATTTACGCCAATATGGAATCGGACACCACCAATGCGCTCAAGCGCGTGCGTAGTAGGGGAGAGGAAGAGGAGGAATGACGGTGGAACCGGGTTATACAAAACAAAAACAGCTTGCCGAGGCAAGCTGTTTTTGTTAGATCGCTGATGGAAATTATCCGCGATTGTAGAGTTCTTCCAGCATATCGAGATCTTCTTCGTCCTCAAATTCAACATCCTCGTAGCCGTCCATTTCATCGATGATCTCATCCCACTGAGAATCCTCTTCCCACCAATTCAACTCAGCGGTTTCAATTTCCTCATCCAAGGAAATTTCTTCTTCCAAGTCAGCGGCAATTTCGAGATCATACGCCTCGACATCTTCTGTGCTCTCGCCGCGCATGGCGACTTCCTCGATTTCTGCTTCCTCGACAGAAGCTGTTTCTGCATCGTCTTGCGAATCGATCACTTGATCAGGATTCTCCCAAGACTCTTCAGACCAACCTTCTTCGATTTCTTCAGCTGCAGGAACTTCTGCCAAATCAAATTTCTCGGCATCTGAAGGATCCACTTGAATCGGATCAACATCCTCAGCCTCGGAACCGACCCAGAGGTCTTCTTCCCACTCTTCGTCAAAGCCTTCCTCGACATCGAGTTCGAAGCCGGCGTTCTCCATTTCGACCACCACAAGCTGGTTCTCCACCGAGCGTTGTGCGGCTTCCATGTTGGAATCGTCCGCTCCGCGGTTGCTGCCTTGGGCCACCACGGAGGCAGTCAATCCAAAGCTGGCAACTAAAACCACTAACACCGACAATAACTTTTTCATATTTCGATTAGAGCAATTTTGGGAATACCAAGTTACTAAGATGATCCACAATAAAAACAAGCGAATCGATAATTTTTGAAAATAAATCAAAGAACAGGTCGAATCATCTACCAAAAGAGCAGAAAACATCCGCCTTTAGTGACAATACGTTAATGCGAAGGCTAAGTTGATCGTGGATGATAAGATACCGATTTTCTTCGATGAAAATGCCCGAAATCGGGAGGAATCGCCCATTCTTGACGACGAACTAAAACGATTCAGGTTGAAATGAGATGCTCAGGCGAATGATATTCTCTTAATTGCAAAGCCATTTCATTGAAAAACCATCAGCAAATATTTTTTTGCCTCGGACAAAAAAAAAAAATCAACCTGGAAAGAAGTTTCTGCCTCTGACCGGCAATTTTCTCCTTCAAAACGATTTAAGTTCCGAATTTTGCAGGATTGGCAGACATTTTGACGGTTCATCAACGATTTCGGCGCCAACACGGAAAAAACGGTACTTTTGCACTCTTAATTTTGAAATGAAACAGTCTTTTCCATACAAGTCCCTGATTCTTGGTCTATTATTTTCTGCTCTGGCATGGGGTTGTTCAGAGGAAAGTCGTCCAGACGCATTGTTGCCTGAGGGGCAAATGGTTCCAGTGTTGAAGGAACTCGAGATTGCTTATGCAGGTGTGGATCAAACTGTTAAGGATCCCAAACAGCGCGCCGCCAAGTACGAGGAAATGAACAGCTTGGTCCTGAAAAAGAACAATTTGGAAAAGAAGCAATTCTTCGACAGCTACAAATGGTATGAAGCCCACCCGGTTTTGTTGGATACGATTCTGAAACAAGTGGTGCTGGAACTGAATGCCGACCTCATCAATCTGGAGCAAGGAGGCAATGTGAAGCCTCAAAACTTGGCACCTGCCGCAAACTGAAATGAAAAACCTGACTGAACAGACCGAAAACAAACTGGGGTATGACGCGATCCGAAAGCTATTGGAAGCGAGGGCCGCAACTGAGCAAGGAAAGGAGTTGTGCATTCAACTGCGACCCTACCGTCAAAGCAAGGAGGTGCTTCAGGAATTGACCCGCGTCGAGGAATGTAGGGACCTGCTTCAATTCGATGAAGACTTTGACCTCGATTATACCGGAAACGTCACCGAACTTCTTGGTTATGCCGCAGTGCAAGGCAATTGGTTACAAGTGCGTGATTTTTTCCAGCTCCTGCGTTGGTTGAGGATGGTGCGCGAACTGATCACATTCTTTAGCAGTCGACAAGTCAAATACCCTGCGCTTGCAGATTTGGTCAAAAACCTGAGTTGGAACAAGGCCTTGCTCAAAGGAATTGAAGCCATCGTCGATGAACGGGGCAACATCAAAGACAATGCAAGTTCCAAATTGCAGGAGCTTCGCAAAGAGCAGGCGCAGCAGAGTGCCGATTTGCGCAAGTCCATGCAAGCCATTCTTCGCAACGCCATTGACAAGGGGTGGAGCGATGCCAACGAGCTGACGATTCGCAACGACAGGTTGGTGATTCCGATGAAAGCAGATTTCAAAGGACGTATCAAGGGATTTGTTCAGGACGTTTCACAGTCTGGTCAGACCATCTTCCTTGAACCTTCGGCTGCATTGGAGGCCAACAACCGCCTGAGACAGTTGGTTTTACAGGAGCATAACGAGATCGTACGCATACTCACGGTTCTCACCTCGGCTTTGAGAGAAGATCTGCCCGGGCTCAAGCGCTATACGGAAGTCGTGGCCCAATTGGACTTCATTCGGGCAAAGGGGCGGCTTGCCGTGGACTTGGATGCGGTGAAGCCAATCTTTGA
The nucleotide sequence above comes from Bacteroidota bacterium. Encoded proteins:
- a CDS encoding DUF4296 domain-containing protein translates to MVPVLKELEIAYAGVDQTVKDPKQRAAKYEEMNSLVLKKNNLEKKQFFDSYKWYEAHPVLLDTILKQVVLELNADLINLEQGGNVKPQNLAPAAN
- a CDS encoding ATPase, which gives rise to MILIADSGSTKCDWLLLDKGQLLFECHTMGFNPYFHDSELIAAEMLAQPDLHSYHNTVLEIYFYGAGASSLELKAIVERGLRTVFPNAAIHVGHDLNAAALATYDGVPHIACILGTGSNSCFFDGEQIYEEVPALAYILGDEGGGSYYGKRLLADFFYKRMPADLAPVFKEKYNMNMHTMVEKVYAEPHANVYLASLSKFCSEHRDHPYIAQMVRQGMRAFLEIHVACFANHKQVPVDFVGSIAFYFEDYLREVAAEMGIQIGSVVKKPILGLVRYHQQFSLSKVS
- a CDS encoding DUF4968 domain-containing protein, with the translated sequence MNPSIGTRRSKNIHLGNLVSYAQISQGLHILAENGWIRIEFWNPGVVRVRAGRMGESLDDFSYALDPNATRIPVSVELEAAPESIVLSGGDVQVRILTQPVSIQFLDETGRIVNSDDPAFGISWLGQEVSVYKTLQPGERFLGLGEKTGPLDKRGRAYVNNNTDHFGYGPDSDPLYASIPFFIGVHAQGIYGFFLNNSYKSTFNFGASSDRFAWYAVDDGQMDYFYLHGGLEGGVEHVLKSYTALTGAMPLPPKWALGFQQCRYSYYPDAELLRIAQTFREKHIPCDVLYLDIHYMDAFKVFTWHPEYFPNPKSLADQLKALGIRLVIIMDPGIKVEEGYAAYDSGMAEGHFALLPDGKPYRGQVWPGWSHFPDFTASKTREWWGAQMKIYSEAGIEGFWNDMNEPAAWGQHLPGLIEFDMEGEGSSFKEARNVYGMQMARATMEGASKLLGDKRPFNLTRAGFAGIQRYAAVWTGDNTASEEHMLAGVRLVNSLGLSGVAFAGYDIGGFVGESSPALYARWMQLGAFSPFFRAHSMINSRDSEPWSFGEEVEDIARNFIRLRYRLMPYLYGAFEGATSGLPIARSLALEWPQDPKIYQQPYDNAYLFGSEILVIPVESHKQLAKVYLPQGQWYDFYDDVAYDGGREVLLELNIEKLPLFVRSGAVIAMQSPVTHTGEAHDGTLQLHVYSGTQSRSFELFQDDGLANTASHRSEFARNRGFHDGASRILQIQGKEGTYPGEFQRIKLYLHGLTYEPTVLFNGTDINVQFEEFRLVEPVSRFDPFMPPVGNSPKVERLPCCTFSWDMENAIEIRY